A stretch of DNA from Natrinema halophilum:
ACCAGACGGTGCGAACAGATGCGCTTCATCGAGAAAGAGCCAGACAAGGGGAAAGTTGACTTCGGTGTGTTCGCCTTTGATTTTCTTAACTTCTTCGCGGCTGCGATCGAAGCTCCGCTTGTTGTACATCTTCTTGACGAGAATGCCGGTGAGCATGGTGCGGACGTTCCAGGGCAGGGCACCGGCACCGCTGAGATCAAGGACGACAAACTCCCCGCCTTCGACGATTTCCTCGATTTTGGATCCAGAGGAACTGAAAATACCCCAGTTCTTGGCTTTCTCTAGGCGACGGTTGAGTGCATCCTTGATGTTGGCGGACTCGGGGGATGCTTCGACCTTATCGAGTAGATCCATAATGCTGTAGTACTGGCCGAAGTCTTCCTCTGCCTGTTCGATGACCTGGGAGAGGAGACCGGCCTGTGCTTGGGTTTCATCGATATCAAGCAGGTAAAGCCAGTCCTCGACGGAGAGTTCAGAGGGATAGAGTTCGAACCCTTCGTGGAAGTACTGCTGGATTTCTTCGTACTGTTCTTCGAGACCGGCCGGGTAGTAGACTTTAACCGGGTACTCCCTGGGGGAGATGTCCCAGCCATCAAGGAGATCTGTGTCAGGCGTCTGAACCTGGAGGCTCCAGTAGATACCCATCGCGTCGATGACCAAGCCGTTCAGATTCTGTCGGGCCTGGGCGGGGAGGGTCATCAGTTCCTCCATCATAACACCGAGAGTGTGGGATTTCCCAGAGCCACGTTTCCCACAGACGGTAACCATATGTGGCTCATTAAGATCAAGACGGACCTGTTCACCGAGCTCGTCAGTACTGTCGAACTTGCGGCCAAGATAGGCTGACAGTTCTTCTTTATCCCCGCCAATGATCATGTCTCATCACCAGTGAGTTCAGCTTTCACACGTATCTTCAGCAGGGACTGTTTTAGTTCCTCGGCAGCAGTTGTGGATCCTTGTAACCCATCGATCACCTGCTGGAACTCGTCATCATCCAGTTCAGAGAACTTGTCTGAGATGCTGTCCTCGGTCGCGTCTTCGACCACATCTATTTCGATGTCGGGGTCGTATTTCCGGACAGTTTCTTCGAACTCGTCACCGTCGAAGGCTTCCTCGTCTAACTGATTTCGTGCGGTTTCCCACTGCTCCCAGAAGTCCTCATACTGAGTGTGATCGAAGCGGTGAGGTTCGGCTTCGAGTTCTGATTCACAGCTTTCCAGATAGCCCTCTCCTCTCCGGATCCAGCTTGATTCGCCAGGGATTCGGTCAGCATAGTTTTCCAGTTCCTCCTTCGCCGCAGCGACGTTGTCCTGTTCCTCACTGATTCCGTCCCTGATCGCATCTGTGACGAATCTGATGTCATCATCGAGGGAGGCCTCGTCCTCGGTTGGATCGTAAGTGTCCACCGGTGGGACGATGCTTTTCCGCTGTGTGCGGAGCATTTCGATCAAACGGTCGAGACGGATATCCCCGTCAAGATACTGTTCTAAGTCAGCAGCAACATCGGCTTCCTCGATGTTGCGTTCGACCTGGTGGGTTTCCCAGAAGTCGTTGATAGTGGTTATACACTCGATGCTGAGACCCTCAGATTGGAGATCAGGATCCGTTCCGAACCACTCAAGCTTTGTAGCCAATGCCTCCAGGTCGTCTTTCTTGGCCAAAATGGTCGCGGCTTTTTTTACCTGTGTGGCCAGGTGGTCCAAGTCATCAAGGACGAGGTACCGGAGTTCGGGATCGAGGTTACTGAGCGGGTGGATAGTGTTCGCATAGCTGGCGACAGCAGAATCTACGAAGACATCATTTGCCATAATCTCGCGTAATAATTCATCTGCGCCTTGATACTCGAAGTCCCAGGATGCATCGATATCGTTTTGTATGTCTTCTAACTCGGTCGCATCAGCGGTCTCGATGCTGTCATATGTGTCGTTCAAATCCTCAATCTGGCTGATATCTGTGTCGTCCTGTTTTGCCTGGTCGAGGATCGCTATTTTGATTCTACGGCCGACCCGTTTGCGGACTTGGCGGCGCTGGGTCTCGATACGGACATCGGCCGGTATGATCGTCGTCTCGTTATCGTCTTCAAAGACCCAACTGTACTCATCTACGTATTGGCCCAGGATTAACAGCAGGTAGACCATTGCCCGGGTGACGTTTTCGACTTCGGAGGTGCCAAAGATCAGCTCCAGAATCTCATCGAAATCAAGGCCATCCTCGTCGAGATGTTCCTCGATGGAATCCAAGACGTGGCTGTAACTGCTCAGGTGGGGGACGATGTCGTAGTCTCCATTGCTGCGTTCCTCGATGAAGGATTCATTATCCGCGAACTGTTCAACGATCGCGCGGAATTCGTCCCCGGATTCGCGGGAACGATTGACTCTGCCGAATGATTGGACATCGATGTGGGGGTGGTTCGCGCTCTCGAAGATGAGGTCCCCTTCCCGGTCAAGGTGTTTGATCCCGTAGACAAGATTGAGATAATCCTTCCCTGGGTAGGTCCCGGTGAATCCAAGCTTCTCACAGGGATACGTGTCTGCGATGTTGGTCAGGTTACTGTCAACAGTCTGGATGAGGGAAAAACTCGTTGGATCGGCAGTCCGGTCACGGATATCCTCCGTCAGGTCGTTCCCTGCAAGATAGGCTAGCGACAGCTTCAGGAACATCACATAGGCTTGGTAATCATCGTATCGTGGGAAATGTTCTTGGGTCGCTTCGATCAGGTTGTAGTACCCGGACTCTTCGTCGATGTGGAGTTCGATATTTCTGTTGAGGTTCGAAGCAATATCGTCCGTGACCATGCCTGCTTGCCCGTTCCGCTCGGTCACATAGTACTTGGCAGGCAGGTCGCCTTCTGTGTCCCGCCCCAGTCGGATGACAATGTGTAATGCATCATCATCGACCTCGGTACTGAGCTGTTCCGGCAGGTCATCAGGTGCGACAGTGAACAAAACCTTGGAGGTATAATTGAGGTCTTGGTCTGTATCGAAGACGAGATACTGGCCCTGCTGGTTCTCGAAGGCAGTATCGGGGAACCGGTGATTGAGCATATCCGCCCAGAGCTGGATAAGATTGTTCTCCTCGTGGTCCTCCAAATGCAGGTCTGTGACGGCTTCACCAACCTGATCTGCGAGGGAGAGTTCGCCTTCATCTGCTGCTGTCCCGGTGAGTTCGTTCGGGTTGAATTCTAATCGCTCATTTTCAAGAGAGAAATACTCCGATCCTTGGGTGGCGACACCGATCAGGTCCTCGGCTTCGCTGTCATCTATCTGAAGTTCGATGGATCCAGCGATATTGGTTATCTGATCAGTGGTGAAATAGACCGGTCGTTCTGTCCGGTCGAGGATACCCGTCTTGGCGATTTCGCAGAGGATTCGGAGATCGATCCCGGACGCATCTGGGTAGTCTGCCTCGATGGTGGCTTCGATGCTGTCCTCTCCCGGCAGTTCATCGAGGTTGACGCGTTCGACGTTCCCCCGGAGCTGGTCACGGACTGCATCACCATGTTGATACAGGAAATCGAGATCAATCTGGCCCTCACCGTCCCAGTGGTCGAGGAACGAGATCAGGATGCGTTTGTAATCGCGGAAGGCACGGACAACGGTTTCGTCCAGTGTTTCGTCTTCGAACTTTTGGACGATACTGAGGGCGAATTCGAGAGTATCATCGGTGAACGGATAGACATAGCCATCTTCACCGGGTTCTGCGGAGGCGATAGTGTCGTACCAGTCACCCGCCTCTCCACCGCGGTCCGCGAGCAATGGGATGACGTAGAGCCGGTACAGGTTGGCGAAAAGCTCCTTTGTTTCCTCCTCAGAGTGATCGATGTTGTAGCTGATGTTCTCATCAATGCGGTCGGTGAGGTCCCGTGCAGCAGCTGGGAAGTTCTCCCTGAACTCATCGTGGGAGACAGTGTTTGCGAATAAGATGTATGGCGGCGTGGTGAAATCATCAAACCCGGAGACGGTGTTCCGGATCATCTTCTGGACGATGGCTTTAAGCCGATAGTTCCCACCTGGGTCCACCCCTTGCCGCGTGATCTGTTCGAATTCGTCAATATAGAACGCCGGGTAGTGGTCCTCTCGCTCGCGGTAGTAGGTGGTGAACCACGCGATCGTTTGGTGCGCATCACCCGCTGTCAGTGACTTTGTGACGCGAGCAATGTCTTCGAGCGAGGACGGATCTTCGAAGATATCGATGAGGTCCTGACGATGGTTCGGAGGGAGGTCGTCATCAAGATCCTCAAGTGTGAGATTGATCTTCCGATCGTTGAAAATAGCAAGGAGATCATCCTCATCGACAGACGAACTGTACTCGACCAGTGCAGTGAAGAGGGCGTGGAGGAACTCCGTCGGGGTATCATGTTGTTCAAGGCTGATCGTGAGACAGTCGATAGGTGTCCCGCCGTAGTGGAGCTGGTCAAACTCTCTGTCACCGTACTCTTGATCGTCCTGACAGAGGAGGGCGATGTTTTCCATCATCACCGTTTTACCAGAGCCATACGCTCCGTGTAGTATCGCCCCAGGCGTTTCCTGCTCTGCTAAGCCTTGTTGGATCCCCCGAAGGATCTGGGCTCGTTTCTCCGTTAGGATGAAATGGGTGCCTTCCTGAAGGAATTCCTCGAACTGGGGAAGGTCGTTCTCATCGGCGAGGCGTTGGCATTCTCGCCGGACGCGTTTTATCGTTTGACGGTCGAGAATGTTGACAACATCGTCTTTTGCTTCCTCCAGTGTCATGTGTTTACCTGGTATTTGAAGAGTGACCGTTTCAGATTGATTCTCGGGTCGACGATGTAAATCCTTGTATCAAGCACGTCGTGTTCCGTGATACGTCGTGGATTTGCCATCAAGATGATCTTTTCGCCATTATTGTTATCACGGTCTGTCGGGCGGACAAATTCTGTGTCGAACGTTGTATCTGGTGTTCGGCGCTGACACTCGCTGATGAAGTCAAAGACTGTCTCATATTCGGCATGGATATCATCGATTGAAACGATGGCGATATCGGTGCCGGCTTGATCCAGATGATCCAAAACGGTGCGTACAATATTCATACTGTTTAGGTGGTAACGAGTTCAATGACGGTCTTGCCCTCGTAGCGGTCGGTTGCAGCCCGGTTCTCGTCCTGTAACTGTTGGAGGATACTCTCGACTTGTTGCTCACTCCACTTGAAATCCATTGTAAGGACGCGCTGGATTTCTGCTAGATCCATCCGGTTCCCATGTTCGGCAAGGATATCCTCGACGATATCCGCATCCTCGCCTCGGAAGTACGTGTACTGAGCAGGGTCGATATGCCATCGTCCATCCTCTTCTACGACGATCTCAAAATCGCGGAGGAAACTCGCAATCGCTCCTGCAGTCACCTTGTTCCCGCTGATCGTGTCCTTCATCAACGTGTTGACGGTGTCCGCGAGGTCGGCCCCCATATCGTAATTGCCAGCCTGAACCTTCCGGTCAAGTTCCTGAAGGAGGGTGTGGAAGTAGGTGAAGTTGGTCCGTGATTTGCGTTCTAACAGGTGGAATGCTGCAACACGGAAGTCAGGGGCGTTCAGGAGCTTCAACCCTTCGTCGGTGAGTTCGATGTGGTCGTTATCCTGTTTGAGAATCTCGATGGACCGGTTCTCGTCTTGAAGGGTGAATTTGAACCAACCGTCGATCGATTTGAAGAGTTTGGAGTTTCTGTCGCGGTTGATTGCCTCCATTTCGTCACGGAGTTCGTCTTCGGTAAGCTCGCCGCGGAAGTGAACGATCTGGGCGAGCTTTTCGATGCCCTTGAGAAGGTCTTGTCGTCCAATACGAGGGATTGTTTTTGGCATAAATATGGATCACTCGTCTTCGTATATAAGCCGAAGCCCCGCCATCTCGCTGATCGATGTCCCGCCGTGGTAGCCGTGGTCGTGCCCACTCCTGTTCTTGATATCGTACCGGGAGAGCAGCCCGACATCAGGCAAATCGAAGATACCGTCACCGCGTGGCTGGTAAACATCGACACCGTCGAACTGCCGGAGATCACTGAGCGAAGCATTATCGCTGTCTGCATGCCACCCGAAGACGAATTTAGAGCCTGACTGAAGATACTCGACTTTCTCAGTTACGTCCCGGAGTGCATCGTCACTGACATCGTTAGCATCCTCCTCAGTAAGCATCGCACGGATACGGTCCACCGGTGGGCCATTCTCATCGGTGGCCACAGTCACGAACTGGTGGTCGCTTCGATTCGTGAACTCTGCCTCGCGGAAATTGACGCGGTATGCGTGTTGTAGCGGGACGGTCTCTGTCAGCATCTGTTGGTTGAACTCGTATTCCGGGCGTTCGTTGAGAACCATTTCCATCTCATAACGGGTGAGTTTCCCGTGGTCTGAGATGACCTCGATGTCAATCGGTTCCTCAATGATTGTGTCTGTAGCTTCGCGCAGATCTGCGAGAAGGTTGTCGAGGA
This window harbors:
- a CDS encoding ATP-binding protein; amino-acid sequence: MIIGGDKEELSAYLGRKFDSTDELGEQVRLDLNEPHMVTVCGKRGSGKSHTLGVMMEELMTLPAQARQNLNGLVIDAMGIYWSLQVQTPDTDLLDGWDISPREYPVKVYYPAGLEEQYEEIQQYFHEGFELYPSELSVEDWLYLLDIDETQAQAGLLSQVIEQAEEDFGQYYSIMDLLDKVEASPESANIKDALNRRLEKAKNWGIFSSSGSKIEEIVEGGEFVVLDLSGAGALPWNVRTMLTGILVKKMYNKRSFDRSREEVKKIKGEHTEVNFPLVWLFLDEAHLFAPSGHSEPSTDPLVEWVRQGRRPGLSLVMATQQPGALDNRILSQCDTLIIHRLTAGQDSDAVGDKISELHDAQTISHYMQQIPKAPGYAYAMNDDAETIVPVKVRPRKSWHAGESAKLEEFLDNQ